From Candidatus Babeliales bacterium:
GTATAGTGTTATGAATCCACCTAAGCGTATTCAGGGTGCACTTATTTCTCGTATTAAAATTATGGCACATCTTGATATTGCGGAAAAGCGTATCCCGCAAGATGGAAGAATTGCAATTAAAGTTGGTGACAAACCATACGATATTCGTGTTTCGGTGTTACCAGTAGCATTTGGTGAGCGTATAGTAATGCGTTTGCTTGATAAATCACGAACATTCACCGGATTAAAAGATATTGGATTTAGTGACCGTGATTATAAAGTTATTGAAAAGAATATTAGTCGCCCCAATGGCATTATTTATGTTACAGGTCCGACAGGTTCTGGTAAAACGAGCACGTTGTATTCTATTTTAAATCAACTTAACCGTCCTGAAGTTAATATTGTAACAGTAGAAGATCCTATTGAATATCAAATGACAGGAGTTGGGCAAGTTGGGGTCAGAGAAAAAGTTGGACTTACATTTGCAGCTGCACTGCGTTCAATTTTACGACAAGATCCTGATATTGTTATGATCGGGGAAACGCGTGACCAAGAGACAGCGCAAATTGCAGTGCAAGCGGCGCTAACCGGACATCTTGTGCTCAGTACGTTGCATACAAATAGTGCTCCTGCTTCAATTACGCGATTAATTGATATGGGTGTTGAGCCGTTTTTAATTGCATCATCAGTGGTGATGGTTGTTGCACAGCGATTAGTACGTAAATTATGTCCACATTGCAAAAAAGAATTTCATCCAAATATAGAATTGCTTGAACGTATTGGTGTGTCTGCTAAAGAAGCGAAAGAAATTAAATTTTACGAACCGGTTGGTTGTGATGAATGTAATCAAACTGGATATCGCGGTCGTGTTGCAATTTTTGAAATCATGGAAATGACGCAGACAATTGCAAAATTAACTATGGAACGCTCTGAAACGGGTATAATTCGCGAACAGGCACTCAAAGATGGGATGATTCCATTGATTAAAGATGGTTTGCGTAGAATTAAAGATGGTCTGACAACTATTGAAGAAGTTCTTGCTGTTGCAACAA
This genomic window contains:
- a CDS encoding GspE/PulE family protein, whose amino-acid sequence is YSVMNPPKRIQGALISRIKIMAHLDIAEKRIPQDGRIAIKVGDKPYDIRVSVLPVAFGERIVMRLLDKSRTFTGLKDIGFSDRDYKVIEKNISRPNGIIYVTGPTGSGKTSTLYSILNQLNRPEVNIVTVEDPIEYQMTGVGQVGVREKVGLTFAAALRSILRQDPDIVMIGETRDQETAQIAVQAALTGHLVLSTLHTNSAPASITRLIDMGVEPFLIASSVVMVVAQRLVRKLCPHCKKEFHPNIELLERIGVSAKEAKEIKFYEPVGCDECNQTGYRGRVAIFEIMEMTQTIAKLTMERSETGIIREQALKDGMIPLIKDGLRRIKDGLTTIEEVLAVATIEQESIDE